The region TCATCGGACACAGAGAGGGATATAAAACTTTGCGCTCCGTCTTGCTCGCGGCGAACGATTTAGGGATTCGCTATCTCACCGTATACGTTTTCAGCACAGAAAACTGGCGACGCCCCCCCCAAGAGGTCGAAGGATTGCTGAACCTGATTACCCAAGCCGCAACGGACGAACTGCGCGTCATGCATCAAAATAATGTCAAAGTACGAGTCGCAGGACACATCGCAGAACTTCCAGAATCTTTGCGAAATGCATTGATAAAAGGAGTAGAAACCACGAAGAACAACACCGGAATCACCTTCGTCCTCGCAGTGAATTACGGGGGGCGAGACGAAATCGTAGATGCCGTGAAACGAATCGTAGAAGAAAAAATTCCCCCAGAAAAAATCACGGAAAAAACGATATCGGAAAGACTTTATAATCCCGACATCCCCGACCCTGACCTTTTAATTCGAACCGCGGGTGAACAACGGTTGAGCAATTTTCTTCTATGGCAGTCCGCATATTCCGAAATCGTCGTCGTGCAAAAACCTTGGCCTGAATTTTCACTCGACGACCTCATCGAAGCGTGTAAAGAATATCAATCACGCGTGCGCAAATTCGGAGCCGTCACGTGAAACGAATCGCGATTCTCGGCTCTACGGGAAGCATTGGTACGCAAACTCTACAAGTTATCGAGAAACATCCTGAACGATTGCAAGTTACCGCGCTCGCCGCGCACTCCAACTATGAAAAAGTCGCCGAACAAGCGCGAAAGTTTCACCCGAAATATTTGGCGATGTTCGAAAGTAGTGCTGCGGATTGTCTGGCGAAGGAGACGAACCGAAAAGTGGCTTCCGGGATGGGGGGGCTCATCGAAATAGCCACCTCTGATGAAGTGGACGTAGTGGTGGTTGCCGTTTCTGGGATGATAGGTTTAGAGCCGACCCTCGCGGCGATTCGCGCGAAGAAAGCGATTGCCTTGGCAAGCAAAGAGGTGCTCGTAGCAGGGGGGGCTATCGTCGTGCCGCTCGCTCGCGAGCATAAAGTGCCGATTCTTCCCATAGATTCTGAGCATTCTGCCATTTTGCAATGCCTCGTCGGCGCTTTAGGAGTGCCTTTTCCGACTGCAGACGATACTTCTTTTTATGAACGTTTGAAAGAACGCCTTTCGCAAATCGAAAAAATCATCCTAACGGCGAGC is a window of Fimbriimonadales bacterium DNA encoding:
- a CDS encoding isoprenyl transferase → MTEAQAAAIARGVDLSRLPVHIGIIMDGNGRWAEQRNLPRLIGHREGYKTLRSVLLAANDLGIRYLTVYVFSTENWRRPPQEVEGLLNLITQAATDELRVMHQNNVKVRVAGHIAELPESLRNALIKGVETTKNNTGITFVLAVNYGGRDEIVDAVKRIVEEKIPPEKITEKTISERLYNPDIPDPDLLIRTAGEQRLSNFLLWQSAYSEIVVVQKPWPEFSLDDLIEACKEYQSRVRKFGAVT